The following are encoded in a window of Arthrobacter sp. OAP107 genomic DNA:
- a CDS encoding response regulator, which translates to MSEPTESNKTSQPARRVVVAEDETLIRLDIIEILRGEGYDVIGEADNGEKAVQLAEELKPDLVLMDVKMPVMDGISAAEKIVKARIAPVVLLTAFSQKELVERARDAGAMAYVVKPFTPADLIPALEIALSRHEEIKALESEVTDLQEQFATRKLVERAKSLLTTKMGLTEPEAFRWIQKTSMDRRLSMREVAETIINQVN; encoded by the coding sequence GTGTCAGAACCGACGGAGTCAAACAAAACGTCCCAGCCGGCGCGCCGCGTAGTTGTGGCCGAAGACGAAACCCTTATCCGCCTGGACATCATCGAAATCCTGCGGGGCGAAGGCTACGACGTCATCGGCGAGGCCGACAACGGCGAGAAGGCCGTGCAGCTGGCCGAGGAGCTCAAGCCGGACCTGGTCCTCATGGACGTCAAGATGCCCGTCATGGACGGCATTTCCGCAGCCGAGAAGATCGTCAAGGCACGCATCGCCCCCGTGGTGCTGCTGACGGCCTTCAGCCAGAAGGAACTCGTGGAGCGCGCCCGCGACGCCGGCGCCATGGCCTACGTGGTGAAGCCCTTCACCCCGGCCGACTTGATCCCCGCCCTGGAGATCGCGCTGTCCCGCCACGAGGAGATCAAGGCCCTCGAGAGTGAGGTCACCGACCTGCAGGAGCAGTTCGCCACCCGCAAGCTCGTGGAACGCGCCAAGAGCCTGCTGACCACCAAGATGGGCCTGACGGAGCCGGAGGCCTTCCGCTGGATCCAGAAGACCTCGATGGACCGCCGCCTCAGCATGCGCGAAGTGGCCGAGACCATCATCAACCAGGTCAACTAG
- the pyk gene encoding pyruvate kinase, with protein sequence MRRAKIVATFGPAIASYENTLAVLEAGVDVARMNMSHGDYAVHDNTYENVRKAASDLGKAVAIMADLQGPKIRLGRFVDGPHLLAVGDIFTITTEDVPGTKDICSTTLKSLTEDVNPGDALLIDDGKVALRAIEVDDVKVVAKVTVGGFVSNNKGINLPGVAVNVPALSEKDEDDLRWAIRRGVDLVALSFVRDASDIKRVHEIMDEEGRRVPVIAKIEKPQAVDQLHEIIDAFDAIMVARGDLGVELPLEEVPIVQKRAIELARRWAKPVIVATQVLESMIDNPRPTRAEASDCANAVLDGADAVMLSGETSVGKYPIETVKTMARIIESTEEHGLERVPPLGTKPKTRGGAITRAAVEIADQLDAKYICTFTQSGDSARRLSRLRPIKPVFAFTPVEHVWNQLALTWGIQPQLVAMVGHTDEMTAQVDQSLLDMGLVEDGDLVVIAAGSPPGKAGSTNSLKVHKVGDLADTPRAGEAAEKKEKLGPWPEKKKKNKAPAAPVE encoded by the coding sequence ATGAGACGCGCAAAGATTGTGGCCACCTTCGGACCGGCCATTGCCAGCTACGAAAACACCCTCGCGGTGCTGGAAGCCGGCGTTGATGTAGCCCGCATGAACATGAGCCACGGCGACTACGCCGTGCATGACAACACCTATGAGAACGTCCGAAAGGCCGCTTCCGACCTGGGTAAGGCTGTGGCGATCATGGCCGACCTGCAGGGCCCCAAGATCCGCCTGGGCCGCTTCGTGGATGGTCCGCACCTGTTGGCTGTGGGGGACATCTTCACGATCACCACTGAGGACGTCCCCGGCACCAAGGACATCTGCTCCACTACCCTGAAAAGCCTCACCGAGGACGTAAACCCGGGTGACGCCCTGCTGATCGACGACGGCAAGGTGGCGCTGCGCGCCATCGAGGTGGACGACGTCAAGGTTGTCGCCAAGGTGACCGTGGGCGGGTTCGTGTCCAACAACAAGGGCATCAACCTCCCCGGCGTCGCCGTGAACGTCCCCGCCTTGAGCGAAAAGGACGAGGACGACCTGCGTTGGGCCATTCGCCGCGGCGTGGACCTGGTTGCCCTGTCCTTCGTCCGTGACGCTTCCGACATCAAGCGCGTCCACGAGATCATGGACGAAGAAGGCCGCAGGGTTCCGGTGATCGCCAAGATTGAGAAGCCGCAGGCCGTGGACCAGCTCCACGAGATCATCGACGCATTCGACGCGATCATGGTGGCCCGTGGAGACCTGGGCGTGGAGCTTCCGCTGGAGGAAGTGCCGATCGTGCAGAAGCGCGCCATCGAACTGGCACGCCGCTGGGCGAAGCCGGTCATCGTGGCAACCCAGGTGCTGGAGTCGATGATCGACAACCCGCGCCCGACCCGTGCAGAGGCTTCCGACTGCGCCAACGCAGTGCTTGATGGTGCCGACGCGGTCATGCTGTCCGGTGAAACCAGCGTGGGCAAGTACCCGATCGAGACCGTCAAGACCATGGCCCGGATCATCGAGTCCACCGAGGAGCACGGGCTGGAGCGCGTCCCCCCGCTGGGGACCAAGCCCAAGACCCGTGGTGGCGCGATCACGCGGGCCGCCGTCGAAATCGCCGACCAGCTGGACGCCAAGTACATCTGTACGTTCACGCAGTCCGGTGACTCGGCACGCCGCCTGTCCCGCCTCCGCCCGATCAAGCCGGTCTTCGCGTTCACCCCCGTGGAGCACGTGTGGAACCAGCTGGCGCTGACCTGGGGCATTCAGCCGCAGCTGGTCGCCATGGTGGGGCACACGGATGAAATGACCGCACAGGTGGACCAGAGCCTGCTGGACATGGGACTCGTGGAAGACGGCGACCTCGTGGTCATCGCTGCCGGTTCCCCTCCCGGAAAAGCAGGTTCGACCAACTCGCTGAAGGTCCACAAGGTGGGCGACCTCGCCGACACCCCGCGCGCTGGCGAAGCCGCCGAGAAGAAGGAAAAGCTCGGCCCCTGGCCGGAAAAGAAGAAGAAGAACAAGGCTCCGGCCGCTCCCGTTGAGTAG
- a CDS encoding glutamate synthase subunit beta produces the protein MADPRGFLKVRQRETQPRRPVPVRIMDWKEVYEAQEKGVLKSQAGRCMDCGVPFCHQGCPLGNLIPEWNDLVWRDKGEEAIERLHATNNFPEWTGRLCPAPCEASCVLGINQPAVTIKQVEVSIIDEAFDNGWVNPLPPHRLTGKTVAVVGSGPAGLAAAQQLTRVGHTVAVYERDDKIGGLLRYGIPDFKMEKEQVDRRLEQMKAEGTRFRTGVAVGTDVTWEQLRRRYDAVVIATGATVPRDLPIPGRDLDGVHFAMDYLVPSNRVVAGESPENHIDARGKHVVILGGGDTGADCIGTAHRHQAASVTTLAIGKQPPLERAGHQPWPTFPTLFEVASAHEEGGERTYLASTVEFVGEDGKLTGVKVAETEFVDGKRLPKAGTERIIPADLVFLSLGFTGAEPAGITEQVNAEFDGRGNVARDGYYMTSTEGVFVAGDAGRGQSLIVWAIAEGRAAAAAVDKYLMGSTILPAPVAPTDRAIAVL, from the coding sequence GTGGCTGATCCACGCGGATTTCTGAAAGTACGTCAGCGTGAAACCCAGCCGCGCCGTCCCGTTCCCGTCCGCATCATGGACTGGAAGGAAGTGTACGAGGCCCAGGAAAAGGGTGTCCTGAAGAGCCAGGCCGGCCGCTGCATGGACTGCGGCGTGCCGTTCTGCCACCAGGGCTGCCCGCTGGGGAACCTGATTCCCGAGTGGAACGACCTCGTGTGGCGGGACAAGGGCGAGGAAGCGATTGAGCGGCTGCACGCCACCAACAACTTCCCCGAATGGACCGGCCGGCTTTGCCCCGCCCCGTGCGAGGCGTCGTGTGTGCTGGGCATCAACCAACCTGCCGTGACCATCAAACAGGTCGAGGTGTCCATCATCGATGAGGCCTTCGACAACGGCTGGGTCAACCCGCTGCCGCCGCACCGCCTCACCGGCAAGACGGTCGCCGTCGTCGGTTCCGGCCCTGCAGGGCTGGCGGCTGCCCAGCAGCTGACCCGCGTCGGCCACACCGTGGCCGTGTATGAACGGGACGACAAGATCGGCGGCCTGCTGCGGTACGGCATCCCCGACTTCAAGATGGAAAAAGAGCAGGTGGACCGCCGGCTCGAGCAGATGAAGGCCGAAGGCACCCGCTTCCGCACCGGCGTCGCCGTCGGTACGGACGTCACCTGGGAGCAGCTGCGCCGCCGCTACGACGCCGTGGTCATCGCCACCGGCGCCACCGTGCCGCGCGACCTGCCCATCCCGGGCCGCGACCTCGACGGCGTGCACTTCGCCATGGATTACCTGGTGCCGTCCAACCGCGTGGTGGCGGGGGAGTCTCCGGAGAACCACATCGACGCCCGCGGCAAGCACGTTGTCATCCTCGGCGGCGGCGACACCGGTGCGGACTGCATCGGCACGGCGCACCGCCACCAGGCAGCATCGGTTACCACCCTTGCGATCGGCAAGCAGCCGCCGCTGGAGCGTGCCGGCCACCAGCCGTGGCCGACGTTCCCCACCCTCTTCGAGGTGGCCAGCGCCCACGAGGAAGGCGGTGAGCGCACGTACCTCGCCTCCACCGTTGAGTTCGTTGGCGAGGACGGCAAGCTGACCGGCGTCAAGGTTGCGGAGACCGAATTCGTTGACGGCAAGCGTCTCCCCAAGGCTGGCACCGAGCGGATCATCCCGGCCGACCTGGTGTTCCTGTCCCTGGGCTTCACCGGCGCGGAACCGGCCGGCATCACCGAGCAGGTCAACGCCGAGTTCGACGGCCGCGGCAACGTGGCGCGTGACGGCTACTACATGACCAGCACCGAGGGTGTTTTCGTGGCGGGCGACGCCGGCCGCGGACAGTCCCTGATCGTGTGGGCCATCGCCGAAGGCCGTGCCGCAGCTGCGGCCGTGGACAAGTACCTGATGGGCAGCACCATCCTTCCTGCACCCGTGGCTCCGACGGACCGCGCCATCGCCGTCCTGTAA
- the lgt gene encoding prolipoprotein diacylglyceryl transferase codes for MQTFLTAAALIPAGMVPASIPSPDWSGFDIPLPWGSLRIHAYALCILAGIVVGLWLTSVRWARRGAPEGSVWDIAIWAIPFGIIGGRLYHVFSSPDAYFGPGFDGTGDLSLIPQIQRGGLGIWGAVVLGAFGAWIGCRRAGVKLTAFIDAAAPGLLLAQALGRWGNYFNQELFGGPTTLPWGLQVDADNANFPAGYPADTLFHPTFLYESLWNIAGVLILLALDRRFHFRRGRLFWLYAMYYTLGRVWIEAMRIDDAEQISLFGITTRLNVWTSIFVFIAALAVFIWLGRRKGGNPDSVYLPGREPAPAVSAEADAGEPPSVKADGGKPAGVATAVSASGPDSTKGSASASNVTGNPVRDTDPVVSDSESRDNLPDNQNGSGLASAQTEAVPASTGGTPSAAESRNTGKSGGTDTGTAPEADSSR; via the coding sequence ATGCAGACGTTCCTCACCGCAGCCGCACTGATTCCGGCCGGCATGGTGCCCGCAAGCATCCCGAGCCCGGACTGGTCCGGATTCGACATTCCGCTGCCGTGGGGATCGCTCCGCATCCACGCCTATGCCCTGTGCATCCTGGCGGGCATCGTCGTGGGCCTGTGGCTGACGTCCGTCCGCTGGGCCAGGCGCGGAGCGCCGGAAGGCAGCGTCTGGGACATCGCCATCTGGGCCATCCCGTTCGGTATCATCGGCGGCCGGCTTTACCACGTGTTCTCGTCCCCGGACGCGTACTTCGGTCCCGGCTTCGACGGCACCGGGGACCTCTCGCTGATCCCGCAGATCCAGCGCGGCGGCCTCGGAATCTGGGGTGCCGTGGTGCTGGGTGCGTTCGGCGCCTGGATCGGCTGCCGCCGTGCCGGCGTCAAGCTCACCGCGTTCATCGACGCCGCGGCCCCGGGGCTGCTGCTGGCGCAGGCCCTCGGCCGGTGGGGAAACTACTTCAACCAGGAACTCTTCGGCGGCCCCACCACTCTTCCGTGGGGACTCCAGGTGGACGCGGACAACGCCAACTTCCCGGCAGGCTACCCGGCGGACACCCTGTTCCACCCCACGTTCCTCTATGAATCGCTGTGGAACATCGCGGGTGTGCTGATCCTGCTGGCCCTCGACCGCCGGTTCCACTTCCGCCGCGGCCGGCTCTTCTGGCTGTACGCCATGTACTACACGCTGGGCCGGGTCTGGATCGAGGCCATGCGGATCGACGACGCCGAGCAGATCAGCCTGTTCGGCATCACCACCCGCCTGAACGTCTGGACCAGCATCTTCGTGTTCATCGCCGCGCTGGCGGTGTTCATCTGGCTGGGCCGGCGCAAGGGCGGCAACCCGGACAGTGTCTACCTGCCGGGCCGGGAGCCGGCCCCCGCTGTCTCCGCGGAGGCTGACGCCGGGGAGCCGCCGTCCGTAAAGGCCGACGGCGGGAAGCCGGCTGGCGTGGCAACGGCAGTTTCGGCGTCGGGCCCGGACTCAACGAAGGGCTCGGCTTCCGCTTCAAATGTGACCGGCAATCCGGTCCGTGATACGGACCCTGTTGTCTCAGATAGTGAATCGCGTGATAATCTCCCTGATAACCAAAACGGTTCCGGGCTAGCTTCTGCCCAAACGGAAGCAGTCCCGGCATCCACCGGCGGAACCCCATCCGCCGCGGAGTCGCGGAACACCGGAAAGTCCGGTGGTACAGACACCGGGACCGCGCCGGAGGCCGACAGCTCACGCTAG
- the gltB gene encoding glutamate synthase large subunit, producing the protein MTQTLSSPSWSEPSQPDAAMSPFKRFAALPEASGLYNPEQEKDACGLAIIATLRGEPGYDIVDAALTALRNLEHRGAVGADEGTGDGAGLLMQVPDEFFRAVTEFELPAPGQYVVGTAFLPAEQREAEAAKAGIEGLAADEGLTVLGWREVPVVADLVGAMARACMPYFSQPFFASATGEQLDRNDLDGRAWRIRKRAQNKFGVYFPSLSSRTIVYKGMLTTAQLEPFYPDLSDKRFKTKLAIVHSRFSTNTFPSWPLAQPFRTIAHNGEINTVKGNRNWMRARQSQLANPLLGDSPEELFPICTPGASDSASFDEVAELLWLSGRPITHAIMMMIPEAWENHATMDPARRAFYEYHSLLMEPWDGPAAVSFTDGALVGATLDRNGLRPGRYWITEDGLVVFASEVGVIDVEPSKVVKKGRVSPGKMFLVDTEAGRIIGDDEVKAEVAAANPWADWVKDNLIDLNELPEREHVVHTAASVNIRQRTFGYTTEELKILLGPMARTGAEPLGAMGSDTPVAVLSKRPRLLFDYFVQSFAQVTNPPLDAIREELVTSLTCAIGPNGNLLDTKQVRQPQVSLPFPVINNDQLAKIANIEDAEGNRVAMKVRGLYRPEGGENALRARLTEICEQVSGAINRGVQYVVLSDRDSNAQWAPIPSLLLVSAVHHHLLRSANRTKTALVVEAGDVRETHHVAVLVGYGASAVNPYLAMESVEQLIAAGDVVGVTPQDGVYNLIKGLGKGVLKIMSKMGISTVASYTGAQTFEALGLGQELVDEFFAGTHSQLGGVGLDVIAAEVSARHQMAYPEGGIEQPHRPLLGGGEYQWRRDGEPHLFNPETVFRLQHATRERRYDIFKAYTKGVDDQSENLMTLRGLLKFKDGVRPAVPLEEVEPVSSIVKRFSTGAMSYGSISKEAHETLAIAMNRLGGKSNTGEGGEDVDRLLDPERRSAVKQIASGRFGVTSLYLSNADDIQIKMAQGAKPGEGGQLMAQKVYPWVARTRHSTPGVGLISPPPHHDIYSIEDLAQLIYDAKRANPSARVHVKLVSEVGIGTVAAGVTKAKADVVLVSGHDGGTGASPLNSLKHAGVPWELGLAETQQTLMLNGLRDRVVVQVDGQLKTGRDVVIAALLGGEEFGFATAPLVVEGCIMMRVCHLDTCPVGVATQNPELRARFSGKPEFVVNFFEFLAEEVREILAELGFRSIEEAIGHAEMLDTQEAISHWKAEGLDLDPILHGLEFDDDAPLRNLTGQNHELDKHFDQRLITMAAEALTDRAPVKITVDVINTDRSVGTMLGHVVTKTFSTDVLATDTIDITLNGTAGQSLGAFLPAGITLRLYGDSNDYVGKGLSGGRIIVRPDRSNVFQAERNVVAGNVIGYGATSGELFLRGQVGERFLVRNSGATAVVEGIGDHGCEYMTGGQTLIIGRTGRNFGAGMSGGTAYVLDLDTARVNKEALQSGELQLLELDAEDRDIVHGLLVKHVEETESQLAARLLDNFDDTAARITKVLPRDYAAVLQTRLDAIEEGLDPDGEEVWSRILEVTGG; encoded by the coding sequence ATGACCCAAACTCTTTCAAGCCCCAGCTGGTCCGAACCGAGCCAGCCGGACGCCGCCATGTCGCCGTTCAAGCGGTTTGCGGCGCTCCCCGAGGCATCCGGGCTGTACAACCCGGAGCAGGAGAAGGACGCCTGCGGTCTTGCGATCATCGCCACCCTGCGCGGCGAGCCCGGCTACGACATTGTCGACGCCGCCCTTACCGCCCTGCGCAACCTCGAACACCGCGGTGCCGTCGGCGCTGATGAGGGAACGGGTGATGGTGCCGGCCTCCTGATGCAGGTACCGGACGAGTTCTTCCGTGCCGTCACTGAATTCGAACTTCCTGCCCCCGGCCAGTATGTGGTGGGGACCGCCTTCCTGCCTGCCGAGCAGCGCGAGGCCGAGGCCGCCAAAGCCGGCATCGAGGGCCTGGCCGCCGACGAGGGTCTTACCGTGCTGGGCTGGCGCGAGGTTCCCGTCGTCGCCGACCTGGTCGGTGCCATGGCGCGCGCCTGCATGCCGTACTTCTCACAGCCGTTCTTCGCCTCGGCCACCGGCGAGCAGCTGGACCGCAACGACCTGGACGGCCGCGCCTGGCGGATCCGCAAGCGCGCCCAGAACAAGTTCGGTGTCTATTTCCCGTCGCTGTCCTCCCGGACCATCGTCTACAAGGGCATGCTGACCACCGCGCAGCTGGAGCCGTTCTACCCGGACCTGTCGGACAAGCGCTTCAAGACCAAACTGGCGATCGTCCACTCGCGCTTCTCCACGAATACCTTCCCGTCCTGGCCCCTGGCCCAGCCGTTCCGCACCATCGCCCACAACGGTGAAATCAACACCGTAAAGGGCAACCGGAACTGGATGCGCGCCCGCCAGTCGCAGCTGGCCAACCCGCTGCTGGGCGACTCGCCGGAAGAGCTGTTCCCGATCTGCACGCCGGGCGCGTCCGACTCCGCGTCCTTCGACGAGGTCGCTGAATTGCTGTGGCTGTCCGGCCGCCCCATCACGCACGCCATCATGATGATGATCCCCGAGGCCTGGGAAAACCACGCCACGATGGATCCGGCACGCCGTGCGTTCTATGAGTACCACTCCCTCCTGATGGAACCCTGGGACGGCCCGGCCGCCGTATCGTTCACCGACGGCGCCCTCGTGGGCGCAACCCTGGACCGCAACGGCCTGCGCCCCGGCCGGTACTGGATCACCGAAGACGGCCTGGTCGTCTTCGCCTCCGAGGTGGGCGTCATCGACGTCGAACCATCCAAGGTGGTCAAGAAGGGCCGCGTCTCGCCCGGCAAGATGTTCCTGGTGGACACCGAGGCCGGCCGCATCATCGGCGACGACGAGGTTAAGGCCGAGGTCGCTGCCGCGAATCCGTGGGCCGACTGGGTCAAGGACAACCTGATCGACCTCAACGAGCTGCCGGAACGCGAGCACGTGGTGCACACGGCTGCGTCCGTGAACATCCGCCAGCGCACCTTCGGCTACACCACCGAAGAGCTGAAGATCCTGCTGGGTCCGATGGCCCGAACCGGCGCCGAGCCGCTGGGCGCCATGGGCTCCGACACCCCGGTGGCCGTGCTGTCCAAGCGGCCCCGGCTGCTGTTTGACTACTTTGTGCAGTCCTTCGCGCAGGTCACCAACCCGCCGCTGGACGCCATCCGTGAAGAGCTGGTCACGTCCCTGACCTGCGCCATCGGCCCCAACGGCAACCTCCTGGACACCAAGCAGGTGCGCCAGCCGCAGGTTTCGCTGCCGTTCCCGGTGATCAACAACGACCAGCTCGCCAAGATCGCCAACATCGAAGACGCCGAGGGCAACCGCGTGGCCATGAAGGTCCGCGGCCTCTACCGCCCCGAGGGCGGCGAGAACGCGCTGCGCGCCCGGCTCACCGAAATCTGCGAGCAGGTGTCCGGTGCCATCAACCGCGGCGTGCAGTACGTGGTCCTCTCGGACCGCGACTCCAACGCCCAGTGGGCGCCGATCCCGTCCCTGCTGCTGGTCAGTGCCGTTCACCACCATCTGCTGCGCAGCGCCAACCGCACCAAGACCGCCCTGGTGGTCGAGGCCGGCGACGTCCGCGAGACGCACCACGTGGCAGTCCTCGTGGGCTACGGCGCATCCGCCGTGAACCCGTACCTGGCCATGGAGTCCGTCGAGCAGCTCATCGCGGCCGGCGACGTGGTGGGCGTGACCCCGCAGGATGGCGTCTACAACCTGATCAAGGGCCTCGGCAAGGGCGTCCTGAAGATCATGTCCAAGATGGGCATCTCCACCGTGGCGTCCTACACCGGCGCCCAGACGTTCGAAGCGCTGGGCCTTGGCCAGGAGCTGGTGGACGAATTCTTCGCCGGCACGCATTCCCAGCTGGGCGGCGTTGGCCTGGACGTCATCGCGGCCGAGGTTTCCGCGCGGCACCAGATGGCTTACCCGGAGGGCGGCATCGAGCAGCCGCACCGTCCCCTGCTGGGCGGCGGCGAGTACCAGTGGCGCCGTGACGGCGAGCCGCACCTCTTCAACCCGGAGACCGTATTCCGGCTGCAGCACGCCACGCGTGAGCGCCGCTACGACATCTTCAAGGCCTACACCAAGGGCGTGGACGACCAGTCCGAGAACCTGATGACCCTGCGTGGCCTGCTCAAGTTCAAGGACGGCGTGCGCCCGGCCGTGCCGCTCGAGGAAGTCGAGCCGGTCTCCAGCATCGTCAAACGCTTCTCCACGGGTGCCATGAGCTACGGCTCCATCTCGAAGGAAGCTCACGAGACCCTCGCAATCGCCATGAACCGGCTGGGCGGCAAGTCCAACACCGGTGAGGGCGGCGAGGACGTGGACCGCCTGCTGGATCCGGAGCGCAGGTCCGCCGTCAAGCAGATTGCCTCGGGCCGTTTCGGCGTCACGAGCCTCTACCTGAGCAACGCGGACGACATCCAGATCAAGATGGCCCAGGGTGCCAAGCCCGGCGAAGGCGGCCAGCTGATGGCCCAGAAGGTCTACCCCTGGGTAGCCCGTACGCGCCACTCGACCCCCGGCGTCGGACTCATCTCCCCGCCCCCGCACCACGACATCTACTCGATCGAGGACCTCGCGCAGCTCATCTACGATGCCAAGCGCGCGAACCCGTCCGCCCGGGTGCACGTCAAGCTCGTCTCCGAGGTGGGCATCGGCACAGTTGCCGCCGGTGTGACCAAGGCCAAGGCCGACGTCGTGCTTGTGTCCGGTCACGACGGCGGTACCGGCGCCTCGCCGCTGAACTCGCTCAAGCATGCCGGCGTGCCGTGGGAGCTGGGTCTCGCAGAGACCCAGCAGACCCTCATGCTCAACGGCCTGCGCGACCGCGTGGTGGTACAGGTCGACGGCCAGCTCAAGACGGGACGCGACGTCGTTATTGCCGCGCTCCTCGGTGGTGAGGAATTCGGCTTCGCCACGGCACCGCTGGTGGTTGAGGGCTGCATCATGATGCGCGTCTGCCACCTGGACACCTGCCCGGTGGGCGTCGCCACCCAGAACCCCGAGCTGCGCGCCCGCTTTAGCGGCAAGCCGGAGTTCGTGGTGAACTTCTTCGAGTTCCTGGCCGAGGAAGTCCGCGAGATCCTCGCGGAGCTCGGCTTCCGGAGTATCGAGGAAGCGATCGGCCACGCCGAAATGCTGGACACCCAGGAGGCCATCAGCCACTGGAAGGCAGAGGGCCTGGACCTGGATCCGATTCTGCACGGCCTCGAGTTCGACGACGACGCACCGCTGCGGAACCTTACCGGCCAGAACCACGAGCTGGACAAGCACTTCGACCAGCGGCTCATCACCATGGCCGCCGAGGCGCTGACCGACCGTGCCCCGGTGAAGATCACGGTTGACGTCATCAATACCGACCGCTCGGTGGGCACCATGCTGGGCCACGTCGTGACCAAGACGTTCAGCACCGACGTGCTGGCCACGGACACCATCGACATCACCCTGAACGGCACCGCCGGTCAGTCGCTGGGCGCCTTCCTGCCTGCCGGCATCACGCTGCGCTTGTACGGCGACTCCAACGACTACGTCGGCAAGGGTCTGTCCGGTGGCCGGATCATCGTCCGCCCGGACCGCTCCAACGTGTTCCAGGCCGAACGCAACGTTGTTGCCGGCAACGTGATCGGTTACGGCGCGACGAGCGGCGAGCTGTTCCTGCGTGGCCAGGTGGGCGAGCGCTTCCTGGTCCGCAACTCGGGCGCCACCGCTGTTGTCGAAGGCATCGGCGACCATGGCTGCGAGTACATGACCGGCGGTCAGACGCTGATCATCGGGCGCACCGGCCGCAACTTCGGCGCCGGCATGTCCGGCGGCACGGCCTACGTGCTGGACCTGGACACCGCCCGGGTCAACAAGGAAGCGTTGCAGTCCGGCGAACTCCAGCTCCTTGAGCTGGACGCCGAGGACCGCGACATCGTCCACGGCCTGCTGGTCAAGCACGTGGAGGAAACCGAATCCCAGCTGGCGGCGCGTCTGCTCGACAACTTCGACGACACCGCTGCCCGCATTACCAAGGTGCTGCCGCGCGACTACGCTGCAGTGCTGCAAACCCGTCTTGACGCCATTGAAGAGGGCCTTGACCCCGACGGCGAAGAAGTTTGGTCTCGAATCCTGGAGGTGACCGGTGGCTGA
- the trpA gene encoding tryptophan synthase subunit alpha — MTTAPNTSTSATSKSAIAIDKARAEGRAALIGYLPAGYPSVEETIAAGIALAENGADLIEIGIPYSDPVMDGPVIQAATTEALANGFHVRQVFDVVAGITSQTDAAVLVMTYWNPVVRMGVDEFSRRLAEAGGAGLITPDLIPDEAAEWMDASEKYGLDRVFLVAPSSTPERMRRTVEASRGFVYAVSIMGVTGARTAVSDAATGVVAAAKAAGAERVCVGLGVSTAAQVAEIAAYADGVIVGSALVAAVRDGGVDAVAKLTKDLSTGLTRK, encoded by the coding sequence GTGACCACGGCCCCCAACACCAGCACTTCGGCCACCAGCAAGTCGGCCATCGCGATCGACAAGGCCCGCGCGGAGGGCCGTGCGGCCCTGATCGGCTATCTGCCCGCGGGGTACCCCAGCGTCGAGGAGACCATCGCCGCCGGCATCGCCCTCGCGGAAAACGGCGCCGACCTGATCGAGATCGGCATCCCGTACTCGGACCCCGTCATGGACGGCCCGGTCATCCAGGCGGCCACCACCGAGGCCCTGGCCAACGGCTTCCACGTCCGGCAGGTCTTTGACGTCGTCGCCGGGATCACCAGCCAGACCGACGCCGCCGTCCTGGTCATGACGTACTGGAATCCCGTGGTCCGGATGGGCGTGGATGAGTTCTCGCGGCGCCTGGCCGAGGCCGGGGGAGCCGGGCTCATCACCCCGGATCTGATCCCGGATGAGGCGGCCGAGTGGATGGACGCGTCGGAGAAGTACGGCCTGGACCGGGTCTTCCTGGTGGCGCCCTCCTCCACGCCCGAGCGCATGCGCCGGACCGTGGAGGCGAGCCGAGGCTTCGTCTACGCGGTCTCCATCATGGGCGTCACCGGCGCCCGCACGGCCGTAAGCGATGCCGCCACCGGCGTCGTCGCCGCGGCCAAGGCAGCCGGCGCGGAACGCGTGTGCGTCGGCCTCGGCGTGTCCACCGCCGCTCAGGTCGCGGAGATCGCGGCCTACGCGGACGGCGTCATCGTCGGTTCGGCGCTCGTCGCGGCCGTGCGCGACGGCGGCGTGGACGCCGTCGCGAAGCTCACGAAAGACCTCAGTACCGGACTGACCAGGAAGTAA